A single region of the Pararhodospirillum photometricum DSM 122 genome encodes:
- the dnaN gene encoding DNA polymerase III subunit beta, with protein MKLTLERTAFLKSLGHVQSVVERRNTIPILSNLRMTASAEGLGLNATDMDLEITESIPATVSQPGATTAPAHTLYDIVRKLPDGSQVELSHEGGDGPLVLRAGRSRFQLACLPVDDFPVMSPGDFSHSFVLPAADLRALIDRTRFAISTEETRYYLNGIFLHATEAAGQPVLRAVATDGHRLACVEIPLPEGAAGMPAVIVPRKTVTELRKLVEETGMVVNVSLSEHKIRFAFDDVCLISKLIDGKFPDYERVIPTDNDKILEVARQPFAQATDRVAAISTEKSRAIKVAVAAGTLTLSASSPEAGSAVEEIEASYGATPLEIGFNARYLLDILDQVKGDAVRLHLADSSSPTVLRDAADASAVYVLMPMRV; from the coding sequence ATGAAGCTGACTCTTGAGCGCACTGCCTTCCTCAAATCCCTGGGGCACGTCCAGAGCGTGGTCGAGCGGCGCAATACCATTCCCATTTTGTCGAACCTGCGCATGACAGCCTCGGCGGAAGGCCTGGGCCTCAATGCCACCGACATGGACCTGGAGATCACCGAATCGATCCCGGCCACCGTCTCCCAACCCGGCGCGACAACCGCCCCCGCCCATACCTTGTACGACATCGTGCGCAAGCTGCCCGATGGCAGCCAGGTGGAACTCAGCCACGAGGGCGGCGACGGCCCCTTGGTGTTGCGGGCGGGGCGCTCGCGTTTCCAGTTGGCCTGCTTGCCGGTGGACGACTTCCCGGTGATGAGCCCGGGCGACTTTTCCCACAGCTTTGTCCTGCCGGCCGCCGATCTGCGGGCGTTGATCGACCGCACCCGCTTTGCCATCTCGACCGAGGAAACCCGGTATTACCTGAATGGTATTTTCCTGCACGCCACCGAGGCGGCGGGTCAGCCGGTGCTGCGGGCGGTGGCGACCGATGGCCATCGCTTGGCCTGCGTGGAAATCCCGCTGCCCGAGGGCGCGGCCGGCATGCCGGCGGTCATTGTCCCGCGCAAGACGGTGACCGAACTGCGCAAACTGGTCGAGGAAACCGGCATGGTGGTGAACGTGTCGCTCTCTGAGCACAAGATCCGCTTTGCCTTCGACGACGTCTGCCTGATCTCCAAGCTGATCGACGGCAAGTTCCCCGACTATGAGCGGGTGATCCCGACCGACAACGACAAAATCCTGGAGGTGGCACGCCAGCCCTTCGCCCAGGCCACCGACCGGGTGGCGGCGATTTCCACCGAGAAGTCGCGCGCCATCAAGGTGGCGGTGGCGGCGGGCACCCTGACCTTGTCGGCCTCAAGCCCCGAGGCCGGCTCGGCGGTCGAGGAGATCGAAGCCTCCTATGGCGCCACGCCGTTGGAGATTGGCTTCAACGCGCGCTACCTGCTCGACATTCTCGATCAGGTCAAGGGCGACGCCGTGCGCCTGCATCTGGCTGACTCGTCATCGCCCACCGTGCTGCGCGACGCCGCCGATGCCTCGGCGGTGTACGTCTTGATGCCGATGCGCGTGTGA
- a CDS encoding DNA replication and repair protein RecF: MGQAKTNLLEALSFLTPGRGLRGAALAEVGYRPTPHAPPSPTWGVAARLALGVRGAAEVGTGREVAAGERRLVRIDGRSAAGQAALGALMPVLWLTPDLDGLFRGAASDRRRFLDRLVNALDPEHAGRAAAYARAQRDRLRLLRQGGAVPAWLDALEDVMARQGVAVVAARAQLLDLLGETAAAGAGPFPGVRVDLVSEIAGWLAHEPALGWKSACAGPWPPAGAPMRRAGPRARALIAMTGRPATRPPGSRRATARQASKRPC; encoded by the coding sequence ATGGGGCAGGCAAAAACAAACCTCCTGGAGGCCTTGTCGTTTCTCACCCCGGGCCGGGGCCTGCGCGGCGCGGCGCTGGCCGAGGTCGGGTATCGGCCCACGCCGCACGCCCCGCCGTCCCCAACGTGGGGGGTGGCGGCCCGCTTGGCACTGGGTGTCCGGGGCGCGGCCGAGGTGGGCACCGGGCGCGAGGTGGCGGCGGGCGAGCGGCGACTCGTGCGCATTGATGGCCGCAGCGCCGCCGGGCAAGCGGCCTTGGGCGCCTTGATGCCGGTTTTGTGGCTGACCCCGGACCTGGACGGCTTGTTCCGGGGAGCGGCATCGGATCGGCGACGATTTTTGGATCGACTCGTCAACGCCTTGGATCCCGAGCACGCTGGCCGGGCGGCCGCCTATGCCCGGGCCCAACGCGACCGCCTGCGCCTGCTGCGCCAGGGCGGCGCTGTCCCCGCGTGGCTTGATGCCCTGGAAGACGTGATGGCCCGCCAAGGGGTCGCCGTGGTGGCGGCGCGGGCCCAGTTGCTGGATCTGCTGGGCGAGACCGCCGCCGCCGGGGCCGGGCCGTTTCCCGGGGTGCGGGTGGATCTGGTCTCCGAGATTGCCGGCTGGCTGGCCCACGAACCGGCCCTGGGGTGGAAGAGCGCCTGCGCCGGGCCCTGGCCGCCAGCCGGCGCCCCGATGCGGCGAGCGGGACCACGGGCCAGGGCCCTCATCGCGATGACTGGCAGGCCAGCCACGCGTCCACCGGGCAGCCGGCGCGCCACAGCTCGACAGGCGAGCAAAAGGCCCTGCTGA
- the gyrB gene encoding DNA topoisomerase (ATP-hydrolyzing) subunit B, translating into MTQQAYTSESINVLKGLEAVRKRPGMYIGDTDDGSGLHHMVYEVVDNAIDEALAGYCDRTEVVLNGDGSITVRDNGRGIPVDIHKGEGVSAAEVVMTQLHAGGKFNQNAYKVSGGLHGVGVSVVNALSDWLDLYIWRDGKEHYLRFEHGAAVAPLAVVGDSQGRSGTQITFFASPSIFTHTDYDYATLEHRLRELAFLNSGVRLVLMDYRSAEPRVAEFHYEGGIEAFVRYLDKSKKVLHASPVTASGERDGITVDLSLEWTDSYHESVLCFTNNIPQKDGGTHMAGFRAALTRTLNTYAQNSGLLKKEKVALTGDDMREGLTCVLSVKVPDPKFSSQTKEKLVSSEVRPVVEAVVSERLDQWLEEHPQDARLIVGKVIEAAAAREAARRARDLTRRKGALDMASLPGKLADCQNRDPAHSELFIVEGDSAGGSAKQGRDRAFQAILPLRGKILNVERARFDKMLSSAEIGTLIAALGTGIGKDDFAIEKTRYHKIIIMTDADVDGSHIRTLLLTFFFRQMPEIVEKGYLYIAQPPLYRARRGSSEQYLKDDREMEDYLISAGLEDTVLILGDGTQVGAADLRDLVERSRLARSAVLGMGRKVPWDLLEQAAIAGAFSPEILADPVRAQAAADQVAARVDALADSLERGWRGSLADGGGLSLRRTLRGVEEVHTIDGPMVHSTEARRLGTMAGALRDIFGQPATLRSKEGDTRIPGPVALVNAIMTAGRRGISIQRYKGLGEMNPEQLWETTLDPNARRLLQVKVAQADQAEDVFATLMGDVVEPRREFIQDNALNVKNLDV; encoded by the coding sequence ATGACACAACAGGCCTATACCTCTGAATCCATCAATGTTCTCAAGGGCTTGGAGGCGGTGCGCAAGCGCCCGGGCATGTACATCGGTGATACCGACGACGGGTCGGGCCTGCACCACATGGTCTACGAAGTCGTTGATAACGCCATTGACGAGGCGCTGGCCGGCTACTGCGACCGCACCGAGGTGGTCTTAAACGGCGATGGCTCCATCACGGTGCGCGACAACGGGCGCGGCATTCCCGTCGATATCCACAAGGGCGAAGGGGTGAGCGCCGCCGAAGTGGTGATGACTCAATTGCACGCCGGCGGCAAGTTCAACCAGAACGCCTATAAAGTCTCGGGCGGCCTGCACGGGGTCGGCGTCTCGGTCGTCAACGCGCTGTCGGACTGGCTCGACCTGTACATCTGGCGCGACGGCAAGGAGCACTACCTGCGCTTCGAGCACGGCGCCGCCGTGGCCCCCTTGGCCGTGGTTGGCGACAGCCAGGGCCGGAGCGGCACCCAGATCACCTTTTTTGCCTCCCCGTCGATCTTCACCCATACCGACTACGACTACGCCACCTTGGAGCACCGCCTGCGCGAGCTGGCCTTCCTGAACTCCGGCGTCCGACTCGTTCTGATGGATTACCGGAGCGCCGAGCCTCGCGTCGCCGAATTCCACTACGAGGGCGGCATCGAGGCCTTTGTCCGCTACCTCGACAAGTCCAAGAAGGTGCTGCACGCCTCGCCGGTCACCGCCTCGGGCGAACGCGACGGCATCACCGTGGATCTGTCGCTGGAATGGACCGACAGCTATCACGAGTCGGTGCTGTGCTTTACCAACAACATCCCGCAAAAGGACGGCGGCACCCACATGGCGGGCTTTCGCGCCGCTCTGACCCGCACCCTCAACACCTATGCCCAAAACAGCGGCCTGCTCAAAAAGGAAAAGGTCGCCCTGACCGGCGATGACATGCGCGAAGGCCTGACCTGCGTGCTGTCGGTCAAGGTTCCCGACCCCAAGTTCTCCAGCCAGACCAAGGAAAAGCTGGTCTCGAGCGAGGTGCGCCCGGTCGTCGAGGCCGTGGTGTCCGAACGGCTCGACCAGTGGCTGGAAGAGCACCCGCAAGACGCCCGCCTGATCGTTGGCAAGGTCATTGAGGCCGCCGCCGCCCGCGAGGCCGCCCGGCGAGCCCGCGACCTGACCCGGCGCAAAGGGGCGCTCGACATGGCGAGCCTGCCCGGCAAGCTGGCCGATTGCCAAAACCGGGATCCGGCCCACTCCGAACTGTTCATCGTGGAGGGTGACTCGGCCGGTGGCTCGGCCAAACAGGGCCGCGACCGCGCCTTTCAGGCCATTTTGCCCCTGCGCGGCAAAATCCTGAACGTCGAGCGGGCCCGCTTCGACAAGATGCTGTCGTCGGCCGAAATCGGCACCTTGATTGCCGCCCTGGGCACGGGCATCGGCAAGGATGATTTTGCGATCGAGAAGACCCGCTACCACAAAATCATCATCATGACCGACGCCGACGTGGACGGGAGCCACATCCGCACCTTGTTGCTGACTTTCTTCTTCCGGCAGATGCCGGAGATCGTGGAAAAGGGCTACCTGTACATCGCCCAGCCGCCGCTATACCGGGCCCGGCGCGGCTCGTCCGAGCAGTATCTCAAGGACGACCGCGAGATGGAGGACTACCTCATCAGCGCCGGCCTGGAGGATACCGTCTTGATCCTGGGCGACGGCACCCAGGTCGGCGCCGCCGATCTGCGCGATCTGGTGGAACGCTCGCGCCTCGCCCGCTCCGCCGTGTTGGGCATGGGCCGCAAGGTGCCCTGGGACCTCCTGGAACAAGCGGCCATCGCCGGCGCCTTCTCGCCCGAGATCCTGGCCGATCCCGTTCGGGCCCAGGCCGCCGCCGATCAGGTGGCCGCCCGGGTCGATGCCCTGGCCGATTCGCTGGAACGGGGCTGGCGGGGCAGCCTCGCCGACGGCGGCGGCCTTTCCCTGCGCCGCACCCTGCGCGGCGTCGAGGAGGTCCACACCATCGACGGTCCGATGGTCCACAGCACCGAGGCGCGGCGCCTGGGCACCATGGCCGGCGCCCTGCGCGACATCTTCGGCCAGCCGGCCACCTTGCGCTCGAAGGAAGGCGACACCCGCATCCCCGGCCCCGTCGCCCTGGTCAACGCCATCATGACCGCCGGTCGGCGCGGCATCTCCATCCAGCGCTACAAGGGCCTGGGCGAGATGAACCCGGAACAGCTGTGGGAAACCACCTTGGACCCCAACGCCCGCCGCCTGCTCCAGGTCAAGGTCGCCCAGGCCGATCAGGCCGAGGATGTGTTTGCCACCTTGATGGGCGACGTGGTCGAGCCGCGCCGTGAGTTCATTCAGGACAATGCGCTGAACGTGAAGAACTTGGACGTTTGA
- a CDS encoding methyl-accepting chemotaxis protein yields MAPLPPPTRPGLPPGYDPRPRPWYQAALKAGTLTLSDPYVDITTKVLVLTLAQPVRQGNAVRGVVGADLPLKALQAYLSTVTLGGKGFLFLVDAKGQILVHPDKAKVLTSLGFAPDQPPAVPDGDIPLLQFHPLGGLMAGKWSVGVALDPESIHAPVRVLGMVVGGGVLGCLVIVLATLAVFLWRGVAQPVSRMTVAMTALSNGHLDTALPDRDRQDELGAMARALEVFRDRSHEVALLQARQEAQRHEAEEARKTLLGGLLLDFEASVTHVLQALSASSADMECMAQALQARMAEAGHGSEAVRQAAVKTSANVETVAVASEQLAASIDEIARQVTQSADIASRTASDAEEARRLIEDLARHSEDVGEIVTLIEAIASQTNLLALNATIEAARAGEAGKGFAVVAGEVKSLAAQTAQATGQIASRIQATQQATAQAVAGIRAINDVARQAQALAAGIAAAVEEQGAATREISRNVTQAATGTQDVTGHIHEVSTTVGQVSGQSDTVHVAAQTLRGRVQDLEAQLQRFVATMRAA; encoded by the coding sequence ATGGCGCCTTTACCACCTCCAACCCGACCGGGACTGCCCCCAGGCTACGATCCAAGGCCACGACCCTGGTATCAGGCAGCGCTCAAGGCCGGCACCCTGACGCTGAGTGATCCCTATGTGGATATCACGACCAAGGTCCTGGTTCTGACCCTGGCCCAACCGGTGAGGCAGGGGAACGCGGTGCGTGGTGTGGTGGGGGCCGATCTGCCGTTGAAGGCCTTGCAAGCGTATTTGAGTACCGTTACTCTCGGCGGCAAGGGGTTCTTGTTCTTGGTCGATGCCAAGGGTCAGATCCTGGTCCACCCCGACAAGGCCAAGGTCTTGACCTCCCTCGGCTTTGCACCCGATCAGCCGCCGGCCGTGCCCGACGGGGACATCCCCCTCCTCCAGTTCCATCCCCTGGGCGGACTCATGGCCGGGAAGTGGTCCGTGGGCGTCGCCCTCGATCCCGAGAGCATCCATGCCCCTGTGCGGGTTCTCGGCATGGTCGTCGGCGGCGGCGTGCTGGGCTGCTTGGTCATCGTGCTGGCCACGCTGGCCGTCTTCCTGTGGCGCGGCGTCGCGCAGCCGGTTTCCCGCATGACCGTCGCCATGACCGCGCTCTCGAACGGCCACCTCGACACCGCCTTGCCCGATCGCGACCGCCAGGACGAACTCGGCGCCATGGCCCGCGCCCTCGAGGTCTTTCGAGATCGATCCCACGAGGTCGCGTTGCTGCAAGCCCGCCAGGAGGCCCAGCGCCACGAGGCCGAGGAAGCGCGCAAGACCCTGCTGGGGGGACTGCTCCTCGATTTCGAGGCGTCCGTCACCCACGTGCTCCAGGCTTTGAGCGCCTCCAGTGCCGACATGGAGTGCATGGCCCAGGCCCTGCAAGCTAGAATGGCCGAAGCCGGTCACGGCAGCGAGGCCGTGCGACAGGCCGCCGTCAAGACCTCGGCCAATGTCGAAACCGTCGCCGTGGCCTCGGAGCAACTCGCCGCCTCCATCGACGAAATCGCCCGCCAAGTCACCCAAAGCGCCGACATCGCCAGCCGCACCGCCAGCGACGCCGAGGAAGCCCGCCGCCTCATCGAAGATCTGGCCCGCCATAGCGAGGATGTGGGGGAAATCGTCACGCTGATCGAGGCCATCGCCAGCCAAACCAATCTGCTGGCCCTCAACGCCACCATCGAAGCGGCGCGGGCCGGCGAGGCCGGCAAGGGGTTTGCCGTGGTCGCCGGGGAGGTCAAATCCCTGGCCGCCCAAACCGCCCAGGCTACGGGGCAGATCGCCAGCCGCATCCAGGCCACCCAGCAGGCCACCGCCCAGGCCGTCGCCGGCATCCGGGCGATCAACGACGTGGCCCGTCAGGCCCAGGCCCTGGCCGCCGGGATCGCCGCCGCCGTCGAGGAACAGGGGGCCGCCACTCGGGAAATTTCACGCAACGTCACCCAGGCCGCGACCGGCACCCAGGATGTAACCGGCCACATCCACGAGGTCTCGACCACCGTGGGGCAGGTCAGCGGCCAGTCCGACACCGTCCACGTCGCGGCCCAGACCTTGAGGGGGCGGGTGCAGGACTTGGAGGCGCAGCTCCAGCGGTTTGTTGCGACGATGCGGGCCGCGTAA
- a CDS encoding bifunctional diguanylate cyclase/phosphodiesterase, with protein sequence MLDSLWRFASSVAQAAETVDQIARLERLAYHDGALGLPNRHGFERMLDQRLQEPGPRPVLVFCAVEGVAVIAATFGATAATQVLRAVAGVLQGPPIGLDRLARFADDSLVGLAGPDGLDPPVLETLQTQPVPVEGGMAPVRLRVACVDPGSEVREASTLSRHGQAALLAAEGGKGGGTIRYTRAMNDGLYRRLRLRTALRRSLERDRGIDVHLQPQVDLARGTIIGAEALCRWFLDGHVVLPEEFIPLAETGGLSRALTGAVIQRVAEIGADRRALGRPALRLSVNLSAMDLSSDDFVETLLRDIEALGLTPDLLAFEITEAQILIHPRPVLDEVAKLRRAGFEVLLDDFGTGRASLSLLERLPVTAVKIDRTFVASLTVAGASRSLVATALAMARGLGLGVVAEGVETVEQHQALAALGCEVAQGFLYGAAVPVAEFERLVGGWSLARCLATAT encoded by the coding sequence ATGCTTGATAGTCTTTGGCGGTTCGCCAGCAGTGTGGCTCAGGCCGCCGAAACCGTGGACCAGATCGCGCGTCTTGAGCGCCTCGCCTATCACGATGGTGCCTTGGGCTTGCCCAACCGCCATGGTTTCGAGCGCATGCTAGACCAGAGGTTGCAAGAGCCGGGACCCAGGCCGGTGCTTGTCTTTTGTGCGGTGGAAGGGGTGGCGGTCATCGCGGCCACCTTTGGCGCCACCGCGGCCACCCAGGTGTTGCGGGCCGTGGCCGGTGTTTTGCAAGGTCCGCCCATCGGCCTTGATCGCCTTGCTCGCTTCGCCGATGACAGCCTCGTTGGGCTTGCCGGTCCCGATGGTCTCGACCCGCCCGTGCTGGAGACCCTGCAAACCCAGCCGGTCCCGGTTGAAGGAGGCATGGCGCCGGTGCGGTTGCGCGTGGCGTGCGTGGACCCGGGGTCTGAGGTCCGCGAGGCGTCCACGCTCTCCCGGCACGGCCAAGCCGCCTTGCTGGCGGCAGAGGGGGGCAAGGGAGGGGGAACGATTCGGTATACCCGGGCCATGAACGATGGTCTCTATCGTCGCTTGCGCCTGCGCACCGCCTTGCGTCGAAGCCTGGAGCGCGACCGGGGGATTGACGTGCACCTTCAGCCCCAGGTTGATCTGGCGCGCGGAACCATCATCGGCGCCGAGGCCTTGTGCCGCTGGTTCTTGGACGGTCACGTGGTGCTGCCCGAGGAGTTCATCCCCCTGGCCGAAACCGGCGGTCTGTCGCGCGCCCTGACCGGGGCCGTGATCCAGCGCGTCGCCGAGATTGGCGCCGATCGTCGTGCCCTTGGCCGCCCTGCGTTGCGCTTGTCGGTTAACCTGAGCGCCATGGATCTCAGCAGCGACGACTTTGTGGAGACCTTGCTGCGCGATATCGAGGCCCTGGGCCTGACCCCCGACCTTTTGGCGTTCGAGATCACCGAGGCCCAGATCCTGATCCATCCCCGTCCCGTTCTGGACGAGGTTGCCAAGCTGCGCCGGGCCGGCTTCGAGGTCTTGCTCGATGATTTTGGTACCGGTCGGGCCTCCCTCAGCCTGCTGGAACGCCTGCCGGTGACGGCCGTGAAGATCGACCGCACGTTTGTTGCGTCTCTCACCGTGGCCGGGGCGTCCCGATCCCTGGTCGCCACGGCTCTTGCCATGGCCCGCGGCCTGGGCTTGGGCGTCGTCGCCGAGGGGGTGGAGACCGTCGAGCAACACCAAGCCCTCGCCGCCTTGGGGTGTGAGGTGGCCCAGGGCTTTCTCTACGGCGCGGCCGTCCCGGTTGCCGAGTTCGAGCGGCTGGTTGGCGGGTGGAGCTTGGCGCGCTGTCTCGCCACGGCCACCTGA
- a CDS encoding sensor histidine kinase has product MAGLIVVGLVIDSRRHQRQAPDPPRSERIEVLGTLAVGLNQALAPGLANALTLVSAVRPLAATLRQPPDALTPWALSGLADRMDAGLGAACHALDQAGHVLERLRDIGATPHAFPSRLFDLDELVLAVAEMVRPRFRAGPFQLNVEAGARAHLEGPPDVLRQILEELLDNAVRHGLGERPLGEVVLRSAPGPGGTVVVSVADDGAGMPPDVEARAFEPFFSTQPGALGVGLCVVEALTLQRLGGRVAVVSSPGEGTRVTLTLPRRAPEADPPRNKEPA; this is encoded by the coding sequence TTGGCCGGGCTGATCGTGGTGGGTCTGGTGATCGACTCCCGCCGGCATCAGCGCCAGGCCCCCGACCCGCCTCGCTCCGAACGGATCGAGGTCTTGGGGACCCTGGCCGTTGGTCTCAATCAAGCCCTGGCGCCAGGGTTGGCCAATGCCTTGACCTTGGTCTCCGCCGTGCGTCCCCTGGCGGCGACCTTGCGCCAGCCGCCCGACGCCTTGACCCCGTGGGCACTGTCGGGCCTCGCCGACCGCATGGACGCCGGGCTGGGCGCAGCGTGTCACGCACTTGATCAGGCCGGGCACGTGCTGGAGCGCTTGCGCGACATCGGCGCCACGCCCCACGCCTTTCCCTCGCGTCTGTTTGATCTCGATGAACTGGTGCTGGCGGTGGCGGAGATGGTGCGGCCCCGGTTTCGCGCTGGCCCCTTTCAGCTCAACGTGGAAGCCGGTGCCCGCGCCCATCTTGAGGGCCCTCCCGATGTCTTGCGCCAGATTTTGGAAGAGCTGCTGGACAACGCCGTTCGGCACGGCCTGGGCGAACGGCCCTTGGGCGAGGTTGTCTTGCGCAGCGCGCCCGGCCCTGGCGGCACCGTTGTCGTCTCGGTGGCCGATGACGGCGCCGGGATGCCCCCCGACGTCGAAGCTCGCGCGTTCGAGCCCTTTTTCTCGACCCAACCGGGGGCGCTGGGGGTGGGGCTGTGCGTGGTCGAGGCCCTCACTCTCCAGCGGTTGGGGGGGCGGGTCGCGGTGGTGTCTTCCCCCGGCGAGGGGACCCGCGTCACGCTGACGTTGCCGCGACGAGCGCCCGAGGCCGATCCTCCCCGCAACAAGGAGCCCGCGTGA